Part of the Streptomyces sp. f51 genome is shown below.
GTGGACGGGCCCACCGCCGCCCGCCTTCTGGAGGAGTCGCAGGGCCATCTGCGCGCCGCGCTGGCGGCTTCGGCCGGCTGAGCAGCACGCTCGGGGAGTGCGCACACCGGACTCCACCACAGCAGCGGCGATCCTCCCCCTCGTGGGCGGACCCGCGAACGTCCTCACCGTCGCCCACTGCATGACCCGGCTCCGGCTGGGTCTGCGGGACCGGAGCCTGGTGGACGAGGAGGGCCTGCGGGCCCTTCCCGCCGTCCTCGGGCTGGTCGCGGACGACCGTTCGTACCAGATCGTGCTGGGCCCCGGCACGGTCGCCCGCGTGTCACCCGCCTTCGAGGCCCTGCTGACGGCCGACACGGACCCGCCCGCCCCGCCCGGCGCCGGGCCGGACACCACCGCGGACCGGCTCGCCCGGCGCGGGGCCGAGCTGAAGGCCGCCAGGACCCGCCGCAACGCCACCCCCCTCAAGCTGTTCCTGCGGCGGATCGCGGACGTGTTCGTGCCCCTGATCCCCGCCCTGATCGGCTGCGGGGTGATCGCCGGCCTCAACGGACTGCTGGTCAACCTCGGCGTGCTGACCGGCCTCACCCCCGCCCTGACCGCCATCTCCTCCGGGTTCATGGCCCTGATCGCCGTCTTCGTGGGACACAACACGGCCAAGGTGTTCGGCGGCACCCCGGTCCTGGGCGGCGCGGTCGCCGCCGTCGTCGTCTACGCGGGGGTCGCCAAGGTGACCGTCCTCGGTGTGACGCTCGCCCCCGGACAGGGCGGGGTCCTGGGCGCCCTGGCCGCGGCCCTCCTCGGGACGTACGTGGAGAAGTGGTGCCGCGGCTGGGTGCCGCCCACCCTCGACGTCCTGGTCACCCCCACCCTCACCGTGCTGCTGACCGGCCTGGTGACGCTGTACGCGCTGATGTACGCGGCCGGGCAGCTCTCCGCCGCCATCGGCACCGCCGCCACCTGGCTGCTCTCCACCACGGGCGCCTTCGCCGGGCTCGTCCTCGGCGCCCTGTTCCTCCCCCTGGTGATGCTCGGCCTGCACCAGGCCCTCATCCCCATCCACACCACCCTCATCGAGCAGCAGGGCTACACCGTGCTGCTGCCCGTGCTCGCCATGGCGGGCGCCGGTCAGGTCGGCGCCGCCCTCGCGGTCTACGTCCGGCTGCGCCACGACACCTCACTGCGTACGACGATCAGATCGGCGCTCCCGGCCGGACTCCTCGGTGTCGGCGAGCCCCTGATCTACGGCGTCTCCCTGCCGCTGGGCCGCCCCTTCGTCACGGCCTGCGCGGGCGGGGCGGCCGGCGGTGCCTTCATCGGCTTCTTCTCGATGCTGGGCGACCGGGTCGGCTCGACGGCCATCGGCCCCTCCGGCCTCGCCCTGTTCCCGCTGCTGTCCGGCAACCGGGGCCTCGCCGTCACCGCCGCGATCTACGCGGGCGGCCTGCTCACCGGGTACGCCGTCGGGTTCGCGGCCACCTACTTCCTCGGCCTCGGCGGCCTCACCGCGACCGGTCCCGGCGGTGACCTCGGCGGTGCCTCACCGGAGCGCCGGGCGGAACAGGCCACGGTGTAGCCGTGCTGTCGGTGGCGCGTGCGACGCTGGGGGCATGAACCACGCACAGCTGACCGCCCTGGGCCGTGCTCTGCGGCTGCTCGGGGAGCACGGCGACGCCCTGAACGCCGACACCCCCGACGCCAGGCTGCACGAGGTCAAGGCCGACCTGAAGCGGGCCCTGGACCTGCTCGACGAGACGGTGACGACGGCCAAGCCGACCACCCGCTGCGCCGAGCACCCGAACGGCCCGGTGGACGAGAGCGCCCCCGACCGCTGTCTGCTCTGCGAGACCCGCCGCCGCACCGCCCGCCGCAC
Proteins encoded:
- a CDS encoding PTS transporter subunit EIIC gives rise to the protein MRTPDSTTAAAILPLVGGPANVLTVAHCMTRLRLGLRDRSLVDEEGLRALPAVLGLVADDRSYQIVLGPGTVARVSPAFEALLTADTDPPAPPGAGPDTTADRLARRGAELKAARTRRNATPLKLFLRRIADVFVPLIPALIGCGVIAGLNGLLVNLGVLTGLTPALTAISSGFMALIAVFVGHNTAKVFGGTPVLGGAVAAVVVYAGVAKVTVLGVTLAPGQGGVLGALAAALLGTYVEKWCRGWVPPTLDVLVTPTLTVLLTGLVTLYALMYAAGQLSAAIGTAATWLLSTTGAFAGLVLGALFLPLVMLGLHQALIPIHTTLIEQQGYTVLLPVLAMAGAGQVGAALAVYVRLRHDTSLRTTIRSALPAGLLGVGEPLIYGVSLPLGRPFVTACAGGAAGGAFIGFFSMLGDRVGSTAIGPSGLALFPLLSGNRGLAVTAAIYAGGLLTGYAVGFAATYFLGLGGLTATGPGGDLGGASPERRAEQATV